From Bdellovibrionales bacterium, the proteins below share one genomic window:
- the trmFO gene encoding methylenetetrahydrofolate--tRNA-(uracil(54)-C(5))-methyltransferase (FADH(2)-oxidizing) TrmFO encodes MSAPILIIGGGLAGSEAAWQIAQRGLPVILHEMRPNKATPAHHSDQLAELVCSNSLRSDDSDYNAVGLLHDEMRRGGSLILSMADKHKLPAGGALAVDRDLFAADVTAALEAHPLITIKRGEITALPLDDAQMSVLVASGPLTSDALAQSIRTITGEESLHFFDAIAPIVERESIDMNEAWMQSRYDKGDGSDYINCALDKDGYEAFIAALLAAETVAFKEWEKNTPYFEGCLPIEVMASRGIDTLRYGPMKPVGLTNPHAPDKKSHAILQLRQDNVDGTLWNIVGFQTKMKYGDQKRVFRLIPALKNAVFARLGGIHRNTFINSPRLLDHALRLKSLPHIRFAGQVMGVEGYVESAAMGFVAGLLIAQESLGQPLTPPPRTTAMGALLAHVTGQANADTFQPMNVTFSLFPPITTVKGKRERKKAYATRAKEDFGAWLPSISAAV; translated from the coding sequence GTGTCGGCCCCTATCCTCATCATTGGCGGCGGCCTTGCGGGCAGTGAAGCAGCGTGGCAGATCGCGCAGCGCGGCCTGCCCGTTATCCTCCATGAAATGCGCCCCAATAAGGCCACGCCTGCCCACCACTCGGATCAGCTGGCGGAGCTTGTCTGCTCCAACTCCTTGCGTTCGGATGACAGCGATTATAATGCCGTTGGCCTTTTGCATGACGAGATGCGGCGCGGCGGCTCATTGATCCTGTCGATGGCGGATAAGCATAAGCTTCCCGCTGGCGGCGCGCTCGCCGTTGATCGCGACCTGTTCGCAGCGGACGTGACGGCGGCGCTAGAGGCTCACCCACTGATCACCATCAAGCGCGGCGAGATCACCGCCCTGCCCCTTGATGACGCGCAAATGTCTGTGCTGGTTGCCTCTGGCCCCCTGACCTCAGATGCACTGGCGCAGAGTATCCGGACGATAACGGGCGAGGAATCCCTTCACTTCTTTGATGCGATTGCGCCGATTGTCGAGCGCGAGAGCATCGACATGAACGAAGCGTGGATGCAATCACGCTATGACAAAGGCGATGGCAGCGACTATATCAACTGCGCCCTTGATAAGGACGGTTACGAAGCCTTTATCGCTGCGCTGCTGGCCGCCGAAACCGTGGCGTTCAAAGAATGGGAAAAGAACACGCCCTATTTCGAAGGCTGCCTTCCTATCGAAGTCATGGCCTCACGCGGGATTGACACGCTGCGCTATGGCCCCATGAAGCCCGTGGGGCTCACCAATCCCCATGCACCGGACAAAAAATCCCATGCGATTTTGCAACTGCGGCAGGATAACGTGGATGGCACGCTGTGGAATATCGTCGGCTTTCAAACCAAGATGAAATATGGCGACCAAAAGCGCGTTTTCCGTCTAATTCCGGCGCTTAAAAACGCTGTTTTCGCCCGTTTAGGCGGCATTCATCGCAACACGTTTATCAACAGCCCGCGCCTTCTTGACCACGCGCTTCGGCTGAAGTCCCTCCCGCATATTCGCTTTGCAGGGCAAGTCATGGGCGTTGAGGGTTATGTCGAATCCGCCGCGATGGGCTTTGTGGCGGGTCTTCTCATCGCACAGGAATCCTTGGGCCAACCCCTCACGCCGCCGCCGCGCACCACGGCGATGGGCGCGCTGCTCGCCCACGTCACGGGGCAAGCCAATGCCGACACGTTTCAGCCGATGAATGTGACGTTTAGCCTCTTCCCGCCGATTACAACGGTCAAAGGCAAGCGCGAGCGCAAAAAAGCCTATGCCACCCGCGCCAAAGAAGATTTCGGCGCGTGGCTGCCGTCCATCAGCGCCGCAGTGTAG
- a CDS encoding peptidylprolyl isomerase: protein MTKKTILTLLFAFLIGALPMTQFADAKTTLDPENTIYLDLADGRVVIQLRPDLAPNHVARIKELTRQGFYNGLAFHRVIPGFMAQTGDPKGDGTGGSGQKLKAEFSKSPHVRGTVSMARAASPDSGDSQFFICFDDASYLDGQYTVWGHVTSGMEFVDKIKTGSRLDNGKVSDPSKIIKMQVAADVKE from the coding sequence ATGACCAAAAAAACCATTCTCACTCTTCTTTTCGCCTTTCTTATCGGAGCTTTGCCCATGACCCAGTTCGCAGACGCCAAAACCACACTTGATCCTGAAAACACAATCTATCTTGACCTTGCGGATGGCCGCGTCGTGATCCAGCTTCGCCCCGATCTAGCGCCGAACCACGTCGCCCGCATCAAAGAGCTGACCCGTCAGGGCTTCTATAACGGCCTTGCCTTTCACCGCGTCATTCCGGGCTTTATGGCACAGACGGGTGACCCCAAGGGCGACGGCACGGGCGGCTCTGGCCAAAAACTGAAGGCCGAGTTCAGCAAGTCGCCGCACGTACGCGGTACGGTTTCGATGGCCCGCGCGGCCAGCCCCGATTCCGGCGATAGCCAATTCTTCATCTGCTTTGATGATGCCTCCTATCTTGACGGACAATATACCGTCTGGGGGCATGTGACCTCTGGCATGGAGTTCGTGGACAAGATCAAGACAGGATCACGCCTTGATAACGGCAAGGTCAGCGATCCGTCCAAGATCATCAAGATGCAGGTCGCGGCGGACGTGAAGGAATAA
- a CDS encoding HD domain-containing protein: MKVIKDFTDLYLELCNKPRAGWVARQVKQPETVWQHTERVTFLSEEYAPQYLGKKSVFHCKMLGLSHDLPEGIMHDITPHDRVTKKQKQDLEFLVIDHIGMMPYKEGDIFNGAVMREYFLEYEAQETPAAKFVGKIDKLQMGVEALNIELTNRCAYSLQPFWDYIEKHLQDSPLMEVFVNLKTRRPASAYLKPEIAVPPKPPGFFEQIQQEVLIKMGRLPIPKEYPTLRR; encoded by the coding sequence ATGAAAGTCATTAAGGATTTTACAGATTTGTATCTTGAATTATGCAACAAGCCTCGTGCCGGATGGGTGGCTCGTCAAGTGAAGCAGCCAGAGACGGTTTGGCAGCATACAGAGCGCGTCACCTTTTTATCAGAAGAATACGCGCCACAGTATCTTGGAAAAAAGAGCGTCTTTCATTGTAAAATGTTGGGACTATCCCATGATTTGCCGGAAGGCATTATGCATGACATCACCCCGCATGATAGGGTTACAAAAAAGCAAAAACAGGATTTGGAATTCCTTGTTATCGATCATATTGGAATGATGCCTTACAAAGAAGGGGATATTTTCAATGGTGCGGTGATGCGGGAGTATTTCTTGGAGTACGAGGCGCAGGAAACGCCTGCTGCCAAGTTCGTTGGCAAGATTGACAAGCTTCAGATGGGGGTTGAAGCGCTCAATATCGAGTTGACCAACCGTTGCGCCTATAGCCTTCAGCCTTTCTGGGATTATATTGAAAAACATCTTCAAGATTCCCCCCTTATGGAGGTTTTCGTTAATTTGAAAACAAGACGTCCAGCCTCTGCTTATCTTAAGCCTGAGATTGCAGTTCCGCCTAAGCCCCCCGGTTTTTTTGAGCAGATACAGCAAGAAGTTTTGATAAAAATGGGGCGGCTGCCTATTCCTAAGGAATACCCTACACTGCGGCGCTGA